A single window of Gadus morhua chromosome 22, gadMor3.0, whole genome shotgun sequence DNA harbors:
- the LOC115536037 gene encoding uncharacterized protein LOC115536037 — protein MHRRLSEIRRQVNANFDRAMDRSTEEATDGLVDRFALFRREEGAGPAQSSRRRRPRRTQLLIKVSVLKQDIAVYRCTQEILVTCTVVLQDTMSREEFLHALRDKVPYMPEAFDLCRLIGRRFIVLVDVCPRDLRGRGMMGRSNLYIRPKVPLPPAGQPQPAGPETLHTLPGPSLPPSTSPPPSRSPPPSRSPPPSRSPPDSISPPPSQ, from the exons ATGCACAGGCGACTCTCTGAAATCCGCAGACAGGTGAACGCAAACTTCGATCGAGCCATGGATCGCAGTACCGAGGAGGCCACAGACGGACTTGTGGATag GTTTGCACTGTTTCgaagggaggaaggagcagGACCCGCAcaaagcagcaggaggagaagaccaCGGAGGACACAACTTTTGATAAAGGTCTCCGTCCTTAAGCAGGACATTGCGGTGTACCGCTGTACACAAG aaATCTTAGTCACCTGCACAGTGGTACTGCAGGACACAATGTCCCGCGAGGAGTTCCTGCACGCCCTCAGGGATAAAGTGCCGTACATGCCAGAGGCCTTCGACCTCTGCAGGCTCATTGGCCGTAGATTCATCGTTCTGGTCGATGTCTGCCCGAGAGACCTTCGGGGACGTGGCATGATGGGCCGGTCCAATCTGTACATCCGACCAAAG GTACCTCTGCCACCTGCTGGCCAACCCCAACCTGCCGGCCCAGAAACCCTGCACACCCTGCCCGGCCCTTCTCTACCTCCCAgcacttctccacctcccagccgttctccacctcccagccgttctccacctcccagccgttcTCCACCTGACAGCatttctccacctcccagcc